In a single window of the Bradyrhizobium sp. ORS 285 genome:
- a CDS encoding DUF4153 domain-containing protein — MTSSAELTASPAVSLSMWHKFALAFALLALADILFYDQAPGLSLPIFTAALVATSLLANHAGIDRSRTRLAAVLLVLGLLPAIEDLTLLSVSSVVLATISAIALMTNPAAEGLRLPVTAARQLLLVGPFRLIPDAIATLRAHDFTRLLLTWSIPLALGLVFSLLFAAANPVIEQWLDQLRPQHVVSNLSFGRPLFWLLMLSLIWPFIHLRWRQRTKTPRLPIDAEAEQTSSIASPLLNPQTVVRSLLLFNLLFAIQTALDGVYLWGHAALPDGMTYATYAHRGAYPLIVTALLAAAFVIIAVRSKRDDEPRLIRPLVYLWVGQNLLLVLSSIQRVHIYVQTYLLTHWRIAALIWMALVGIGLILIVVRIVLDRPTAWLVRMNLIALAATLYGCALVNFSAVIADYNVAHSREDGRSGTAIDMPYLLSLGPQALPAVRRAMLLLPGESALSRMNQSLLDQQAKDMANWRSWTFRGWRLQRYLDTHPLIQNPS, encoded by the coding sequence ATGACCAGCTCCGCGGAGCTGACGGCGTCTCCAGCCGTCTCGCTCTCCATGTGGCACAAATTCGCCCTCGCCTTCGCGCTCCTCGCGCTCGCCGATATCCTGTTCTACGATCAAGCCCCAGGGCTCTCGCTTCCGATCTTCACCGCCGCGCTGGTCGCGACCAGCCTGCTTGCCAATCACGCCGGCATCGATCGATCGCGGACGAGGCTCGCAGCCGTGCTGCTCGTCCTGGGACTGCTGCCTGCGATCGAGGACCTGACCCTGCTGTCGGTCTCGAGCGTGGTCCTCGCAACGATCTCAGCAATCGCCCTGATGACAAACCCCGCAGCCGAAGGGCTTCGCCTGCCGGTCACGGCCGCACGACAGCTGCTCCTGGTCGGACCGTTCAGGCTGATCCCCGACGCCATCGCAACGCTTCGCGCGCACGACTTTACGCGGCTGCTGCTGACCTGGAGCATTCCACTCGCCCTCGGCCTCGTCTTCAGCCTGCTATTCGCCGCAGCCAACCCGGTCATCGAGCAGTGGCTCGATCAGCTCCGGCCCCAGCACGTGGTTTCCAACCTGAGCTTCGGCCGCCCGCTCTTCTGGCTCTTGATGCTGTCTCTGATCTGGCCGTTCATCCATCTGCGCTGGCGGCAGCGGACGAAGACGCCGCGCCTGCCGATCGATGCCGAGGCCGAGCAGACATCGTCGATCGCATCTCCCCTGCTCAATCCGCAAACCGTCGTTCGCTCGTTGCTCCTGTTCAACCTGCTGTTTGCGATTCAAACTGCGCTGGATGGCGTATACCTGTGGGGCCATGCGGCGCTTCCCGACGGGATGACCTACGCCACCTATGCGCATCGCGGCGCCTATCCGCTGATCGTCACGGCACTGCTGGCCGCCGCCTTCGTCATCATCGCCGTCCGCTCCAAACGCGACGACGAGCCGCGGCTGATCCGTCCACTGGTCTACCTCTGGGTCGGACAGAATCTGCTGCTGGTGCTGTCCTCGATCCAGCGGGTCCACATTTACGTCCAGACCTACCTCCTGACCCACTGGCGCATCGCGGCGCTGATCTGGATGGCGCTGGTTGGCATCGGCCTGATCCTGATCGTGGTCCGGATCGTCCTGGACCGCCCCACGGCGTGGCTCGTCCGCATGAACCTGATTGCGCTTGCGGCGACTCTCTATGGCTGCGCCCTCGTCAATTTCTCCGCAGTGATCGCCGACTACAACGTCGCTCATAGCCGCGAAGACGGACGAAGCGGGACCGCCATCGACATGCCCTATCTTCTGAGCCTAGGTCCGCAGGCCCTGCCGGCGGTCCGGCGAGCCATGCTGCTGCTGCCCGGGGAATCCGCACTGTCCCGCATGAACCAGAGTCTGTTGGACCAGCAGGCAAAGGACATGGCGAACTGGCGCTCCTGGACGTTCCGCGGCTGGCGCTTGCAGCGCTATCTCGATACACATCCCCTGATCCAGAACCCCAGCTAA
- a CDS encoding glycoside hydrolase family 3 N-terminal domain-containing protein, with the protein MLGRIRTIVLWILALAFIAITLNSNEPYLVRLRGTGHAALLIIGLAAPLLLVMSGRWRDGMAGRMLVLAWCIPVLALTATQFAFAWRKYETFQTAPDVARLLGRHFIVGYTSVDEAAALAGQGLIAGVYVTHHNVRGRTEAQLSADMARLQAERRAAGLPPLLVSADQEGGRVAHLSPTLPNMPGLATLADHPAARRAHDAYEMGRAQGQSLASAGITFNLAPVVDLRPRWTRNRFDFHTLIGQRAISNDPAVVGDIALSYVRGLEASGVQAAVKHFPGLGRVEADTHHFSAQLDTSAEVLEQSDWRPFRQVLDNSHAAMMVGHVMVDAIDRERPASHSKAVLEGLIRGRWNYQGVIITDDLVMGAIYGHDLCKAVVEALNGGADLLLVAYDGTQFHRVFGCAKQALAEGRLDLAALRRSDERLTHWLRRDEGPQAANVLTSSGPSPRTR; encoded by the coding sequence ATGCTCGGACGTATCAGGACCATCGTCCTCTGGATCCTTGCTCTGGCTTTCATTGCCATCACGCTCAACAGCAACGAGCCCTATCTGGTCCGGCTGCGCGGGACAGGGCACGCCGCGTTGCTCATCATCGGGCTGGCAGCTCCGCTGCTGCTTGTGATGAGCGGGCGCTGGCGCGACGGCATGGCTGGACGCATGCTGGTCCTGGCATGGTGCATCCCGGTGCTCGCGCTCACCGCGACGCAGTTCGCGTTCGCCTGGCGCAAATACGAGACGTTTCAGACGGCACCGGATGTCGCGCGTCTGCTCGGACGGCATTTCATCGTGGGCTACACGTCTGTCGATGAAGCCGCCGCCTTGGCCGGGCAGGGCCTGATCGCCGGCGTGTATGTCACTCATCACAATGTGCGCGGACGGACCGAGGCGCAGCTGAGCGCCGACATGGCACGGCTACAGGCGGAGCGCAGGGCAGCCGGGCTGCCGCCGCTGCTCGTGTCGGCCGACCAGGAAGGAGGCAGGGTCGCGCATCTCTCGCCGACGTTGCCGAACATGCCGGGGCTGGCGACCTTGGCCGATCACCCGGCTGCGCGGCGTGCCCATGATGCGTACGAGATGGGGCGCGCCCAGGGGCAGTCGCTGGCGTCAGCGGGCATCACTTTCAACTTGGCGCCGGTGGTCGATCTGCGGCCACGCTGGACGCGTAACCGGTTCGATTTTCATACGCTGATCGGGCAGCGTGCGATCTCCAACGATCCGGCCGTGGTGGGGGACATCGCGCTCAGCTATGTCCGTGGCCTGGAGGCGAGCGGCGTGCAGGCGGCGGTCAAGCACTTCCCGGGTCTCGGGCGCGTAGAGGCCGACACGCATCACTTCTCCGCGCAGCTCGATACATCAGCCGAGGTGCTGGAGCAGTCCGATTGGCGGCCGTTCCGCCAGGTGCTGGACAATTCACATGCAGCCATGATGGTGGGTCACGTGATGGTCGACGCGATCGATCGGGAGCGGCCGGCCTCGCACTCAAAAGCGGTGCTCGAAGGCCTCATCCGCGGCCGGTGGAACTATCAGGGCGTGATCATCACCGATGATCTCGTGATGGGAGCGATCTACGGACACGATCTCTGCAAGGCCGTCGTCGAAGCCCTCAATGGCGGCGCCGATCTGTTGCTCGTGGCCTATGACGGCACGCAGTTTCATCGCGTGTTCGGCTGCGCCAAACAGGCTCTCGCGGAAGGACGGCTCGATCTGGCTGCGCTGCGCCGGAGCGATGAGCGGCTGACGCACTGGCTGCGGCGGGACGAGGGCCCGCAGGCCGCAAATGTCCTCACGAGTTCCGGGCCCTCGCCGCGCACGCGTTGA
- a CDS encoding DUF3072 domain-containing protein produces the protein MTEKIEKDPKTWVSGDDPMTDAQASYLKTLSEQAGRPDPTPDVQTKAEASELIDEMRHAAGLE, from the coding sequence ATGACGGAGAAGATTGAGAAAGATCCGAAGACCTGGGTCTCGGGCGACGATCCGATGACGGATGCTCAGGCCTCCTACTTGAAGACGCTGAGCGAACAGGCGGGGCGCCCGGATCCCACTCCGGATGTCCAGACCAAAGCGGAGGCGTCCGAACTGATCGACGAGATGCGGCACGCCGCAGGGCTGGAGTAA
- a CDS encoding type 1 glutamine amidotransferase domain-containing protein: MMDNIKGKRIAILATNGFEQSELELPRDRLKQAGATVEIISLAPGEIKGWDQKDWGRPVKVDKTLDQASASDYDAIVLPGGQINPDLLRLEPKALAFIKDIFEAKKIVAAVCHAPWLLIETGIAKGRKMTSYKSIKTDVANAGAQWQDAEVVVDQGVITSRNPGDLEAFSAKIIEEVREGRHLQRSAA, translated from the coding sequence ATGATGGACAACATCAAAGGCAAGAGGATCGCGATTCTTGCGACCAATGGATTCGAACAATCCGAGCTCGAATTGCCGCGTGATCGCCTGAAGCAGGCCGGAGCGACCGTGGAAATCATTTCGCTCGCGCCGGGCGAGATCAAAGGCTGGGACCAGAAGGATTGGGGGCGGCCCGTCAAGGTCGACAAGACGCTCGACCAGGCATCGGCCTCGGACTACGACGCCATCGTGCTGCCGGGTGGCCAGATCAACCCGGACCTGCTGCGCCTGGAGCCAAAGGCACTGGCCTTCATCAAGGACATCTTCGAGGCCAAGAAGATCGTTGCCGCGGTGTGCCACGCGCCTTGGCTCCTGATCGAGACGGGCATTGCGAAGGGACGCAAGATGACGTCCTACAAGTCGATCAAGACCGATGTCGCGAACGCCGGCGCGCAGTGGCAGGATGCGGAGGTCGTGGTGGACCAGGGCGTCATCACGTCACGCAATCCCGGTGATCTCGAAGCCTTCAGCGCCAAGATCATCGAGGAGGTCCGCGAAGGCCGGCACCTCCAGCGTAGCGCGGCTTGA
- a CDS encoding FdhF/YdeP family oxidoreductase, whose product MSEKVKIQDYTAPAGGWGSVQAVASILTQEEVTLLGSEILLKQNKPDGFMCVSCSWAKPAHPHPFEFCENGAKATAWEITSKTVGPEFFAQHTLSELRTWSDHQLEEQGRLTHPMRYDAASDRYVPVSWDEAFRAVGAELKRLDPHAVVMYTSGRASLETSYMYQLFGRMYGTNNFPDSSNMCHESTSVALPEVIGVPVGTVLLDDFDKSDCILFFGQNTTTNSPRMLHPLQKAAQRGVPIITFNPLRERGLERFTNPQNPIQMVLTGGTRISTQYHQLRVGGDGAALLGMCKAVIEADDAALAMKRPRVLDVAFIEQHTSGFEAFADYCRRASWSDIERASGLRRADLLEAAKVYASAHAVIANYGMGITQHRHGVETAKMIVNLLLLRGNIGKPGAGISPVRGHSNVQGQRTVGISEKTKLVPLDRLAELYAFEPPRWDGLSTVDACEAIIKGEVKGFVSLGGNFLRAVPERSLMEPAWAKLRLSAQIATKLNRSHLVPGEITYLLPCLGRIEIDRQATGEQAVAMEDSTTCIHGSKGQRHPVAEGLLSEPAIVAGLAKATLAPNAHVDWDAWVGNYALVREAIERTYPDQFKDFNKRLFEPGGFPRPLGARERKWKTATGKANFTVPKAALNPPEEGNGIFQLMTLRADGQFNTTIYNEDDRFRGVSGGRRVVFMNASDMAELGIGQGDIVKLSTVADDGVERSLGGLQAVTFDIPKFSVAAYYPECNGLIPLWHYAEGSKVPAAKSVPVRITREAVG is encoded by the coding sequence GTGAGTGAGAAGGTGAAGATCCAGGACTATACGGCTCCGGCCGGCGGGTGGGGCTCGGTGCAGGCCGTGGCCAGCATCCTCACCCAGGAGGAGGTCACGCTGCTCGGCAGCGAGATCCTTCTGAAGCAGAACAAGCCTGATGGGTTCATGTGCGTCAGCTGCTCCTGGGCCAAGCCGGCCCATCCGCACCCGTTCGAATTTTGCGAGAACGGCGCCAAGGCGACCGCCTGGGAAATCACCAGCAAGACGGTCGGGCCGGAGTTCTTCGCTCAGCATACCCTATCCGAACTGCGGACGTGGTCGGACCATCAGTTGGAAGAGCAGGGCCGGCTGACGCATCCGATGCGCTATGATGCGGCGAGTGACCGCTACGTTCCCGTGAGTTGGGACGAGGCGTTTCGCGCCGTGGGAGCCGAGCTGAAACGGCTCGATCCGCACGCGGTGGTGATGTACACGTCGGGCCGCGCCTCGCTCGAGACCAGCTACATGTATCAGCTGTTCGGGCGCATGTACGGCACCAACAATTTTCCCGACAGCTCGAACATGTGTCACGAGTCCACCTCGGTTGCGCTGCCCGAGGTGATTGGCGTGCCTGTCGGCACCGTGCTGCTCGACGATTTCGACAAGTCGGACTGCATCCTGTTCTTCGGCCAGAACACCACGACCAACTCGCCACGCATGCTGCATCCCCTGCAGAAGGCGGCGCAGCGTGGTGTCCCGATCATCACCTTCAATCCGCTGCGCGAGCGGGGGCTGGAGCGCTTCACCAATCCGCAGAATCCGATCCAGATGGTGCTTACCGGCGGCACCCGTATCAGCACGCAATATCATCAGCTCAGGGTCGGCGGCGACGGCGCGGCGCTGCTCGGGATGTGCAAGGCCGTGATCGAGGCCGATGACGCAGCACTTGCGATGAAGCGCCCGCGCGTGCTCGATGTGGCCTTCATCGAGCAGCACACCTCGGGCTTCGAGGCATTCGCGGACTACTGCCGTCGGGCGTCGTGGAGCGATATCGAGCGGGCGTCCGGGCTGCGCCGGGCTGATCTCCTGGAGGCAGCGAAGGTCTATGCATCGGCGCACGCCGTGATCGCCAATTACGGCATGGGCATCACGCAGCATCGCCATGGGGTCGAGACCGCCAAGATGATCGTGAACCTGCTGCTGCTGCGCGGAAATATCGGCAAGCCCGGCGCCGGCATCTCTCCCGTCCGCGGTCATTCCAACGTGCAGGGGCAGCGCACCGTGGGCATCTCCGAGAAGACCAAGCTGGTGCCGCTCGACAGACTGGCCGAGCTCTACGCGTTCGAGCCGCCGCGCTGGGACGGGCTCAGCACGGTCGATGCCTGCGAGGCGATCATCAAAGGCGAGGTGAAGGGCTTCGTCAGCCTCGGCGGTAACTTCCTGCGCGCCGTGCCGGAGCGGTCACTGATGGAGCCCGCCTGGGCGAAGCTGCGGCTGTCCGCACAGATCGCGACCAAGCTCAATCGCAGCCATCTGGTGCCCGGCGAGATCACCTACCTTCTGCCGTGCCTCGGACGGATCGAGATCGACCGCCAGGCGACCGGCGAGCAGGCGGTGGCGATGGAGGATTCGACGACCTGTATTCACGGCTCTAAGGGCCAGCGTCACCCGGTTGCCGAAGGCCTGCTGTCGGAGCCCGCGATCGTGGCCGGCCTCGCCAAGGCGACGCTCGCGCCCAATGCGCACGTGGACTGGGATGCGTGGGTCGGCAACTATGCGCTCGTCCGCGAGGCGATCGAGCGCACCTACCCCGATCAGTTCAAGGACTTCAACAAGCGGCTGTTCGAGCCCGGCGGCTTTCCACGGCCGCTCGGAGCCCGCGAGCGCAAATGGAAGACGGCGACGGGCAAGGCCAACTTCACCGTGCCCAAAGCCGCGCTCAATCCGCCGGAAGAGGGCAATGGCATCTTCCAGTTGATGACGTTGCGTGCCGACGGCCAGTTCAACACCACGATCTACAACGAGGACGACCGCTTCCGCGGCGTGTCCGGCGGGCGTCGCGTCGTGTTCATGAATGCAAGCGACATGGCGGAGCTGGGCATCGGGCAGGGCGACATCGTCAAACTGTCGACCGTCGCCGATGACGGCGTCGAACGCTCGCTCGGCGGACTGCAAGCCGTGACATTCGACATTCCCAAGTTCAGCGTCGCCGCCTATTACCCCGAATGCAACGGATTGATCCCGCTGTGGCACTACGCCGAGGGCAGCAAGGTGCCGGCTGCCAAGTCGGTGCCGGTGCGGATCACCAGAGAGGCAGTCGGCTGA
- a CDS encoding HWE histidine kinase domain-containing protein, whose translation MEHEKVNILLVDDQPAKLLAYEVILKDLNETLVVATSGREALEILLKNEIAVILVDVCMPELDGFELAQMIREHPRFQKIAIIFISAVQVSDFDRLRGYEMGAVDYVPVPVVPEVLRAKIKVFTELYRKTRELEHLNLELENRVRARTAELEKSTARLRESEERRSMAIAAGRMGSWDWDGINGDWMWDEGQYRIFGVTPQGFELNSVNIMSLLHPDDAERARHVLAEFGRGITSYEAEFRIQRPDGEERWCVGTAAATTDRSGRVIRVSGVTIDITERKRAEERQNLLTREVDHRAKNALTLAQSIVRLTKAESVRTYVSAVEGRISALARVHTILSLSSWQGAEISRLIAEELAPYATGGQVGFGGPELQLEPATAQTLALALHELVTNSAKYGALSVRSGHLSVQWTIEPDQRLDLTWIETGGPLVHVPTSRGFGTRSLMASVESQLGGRALFDWRPEGLVCRLLVPLRPGATPPETTRSFTVAAPTETRQRAAG comes from the coding sequence ATGGAACATGAGAAGGTCAACATCCTCCTGGTTGACGACCAGCCCGCGAAGCTGCTGGCCTATGAAGTCATCCTGAAGGACCTGAACGAGACTCTCGTGGTCGCGACCTCCGGCCGCGAGGCGCTCGAGATCCTGTTGAAGAACGAGATCGCCGTCATCCTGGTCGACGTCTGCATGCCCGAGCTCGACGGTTTCGAGCTCGCACAGATGATCCGCGAGCATCCACGGTTCCAGAAGATCGCGATCATCTTCATCTCCGCCGTTCAGGTCAGCGATTTCGATCGGCTGCGCGGCTATGAAATGGGCGCCGTCGATTACGTGCCGGTCCCGGTCGTCCCGGAGGTGTTGCGTGCGAAGATCAAGGTCTTCACCGAGCTCTATCGCAAGACGCGCGAGCTCGAGCATTTGAACCTCGAGCTGGAAAATCGCGTTCGCGCCCGCACCGCCGAGCTGGAGAAATCCACCGCGCGCCTGCGCGAGAGCGAGGAACGCCGCAGCATGGCCATTGCAGCCGGCCGGATGGGCTCGTGGGATTGGGACGGCATCAATGGCGACTGGATGTGGGACGAAGGTCAGTACCGCATCTTCGGCGTCACCCCTCAGGGCTTCGAGCTCAATAGCGTCAACATCATGAGCCTGCTGCATCCTGATGACGCGGAGCGTGCGCGGCACGTGCTGGCGGAGTTCGGCCGGGGCATCACGTCCTATGAGGCCGAGTTTCGGATCCAACGGCCAGATGGCGAGGAGCGCTGGTGCGTCGGAACCGCGGCGGCCACCACGGACAGATCCGGCCGCGTGATCCGCGTCAGCGGCGTCACGATCGACATCACCGAGCGCAAACGCGCCGAGGAGCGCCAGAACCTGCTGACGCGGGAGGTCGATCATCGCGCCAAGAATGCGCTGACGTTGGCGCAGTCGATCGTCCGCCTCACCAAGGCGGAGAGCGTGCGGACCTATGTCAGTGCCGTCGAAGGCCGCATCAGCGCGCTGGCGCGTGTTCACACCATCCTCTCGCTGTCGAGCTGGCAAGGCGCAGAGATCAGCCGCCTCATCGCCGAGGAACTCGCGCCCTATGCCACGGGAGGTCAGGTCGGCTTCGGGGGACCCGAGCTGCAGCTCGAGCCGGCCACGGCGCAAACGCTTGCGCTGGCGCTGCACGAGTTGGTGACCAACTCCGCCAAATACGGCGCGCTTTCGGTCCGCTCCGGCCATCTGTCGGTGCAATGGACGATCGAGCCCGATCAGCGGCTCGATCTTACCTGGATCGAAACCGGCGGACCGCTGGTCCATGTGCCGACCTCGCGCGGCTTCGGCACGCGCAGCCTGATGGCGAGCGTGGAGAGCCAGCTCGGCGGCCGCGCGTTGTTCGACTGGCGTCCCGAAGGCCTCGTCTGTCGCCTGCTTGTGCCGCTTCGGCCGGGTGCTACTCCGCCGGAGACGACGAGGTCCTTTACGGTCGCCGCACCAACAGAAACGCGTCAGCGCGCGGCGGGGTGA